A genomic region of Saccopteryx bilineata isolate mSacBil1 chromosome 1, mSacBil1_pri_phased_curated, whole genome shotgun sequence contains the following coding sequences:
- the CEP44 gene encoding centrosomal protein of 44 kDa isoform X1, translated as MTRSKLYLYLLLLQNIYSAGTEEDVFQGHTLLSEILLPEKLHSKRIHYSSLVKGDTAASLPIISYCLTSYSPHVAELLIESNVELIAKNDLRFIDTFYKLLRDHFNYKPILTKKQFLQCGFAEWKIQIICDILNCVMKKHKELSSLEKTSSQQRKKINFVKSEPSSSSSETTSTEPVGIDITSRFMTSGKKKAVVIRHLYNADDINVSEDTLSTVTDVKEIFAASDLKDTEIKIPEEKVPEIKSEQQDVKVNSEITALQTRLAECQEKLEKLTQIESRLDSLEEKMKGKVMVNEKTWTHLLSRVTLLETELLLSKKNDDYIDYNKMSEDYSSSSDADILKSDRKGQEREASIPLSPGYSTVSIDSTPRTSTVNYCGLKDISEETTIQKMERMKKMFEETAELLKGSNH; from the exons ATCCAAGCTGTACttatatcttcttcttcttcaaaatatttattctgctgGAACTGAAGAGGATGTGTTCCAGGGACATACTTTGTTGTCAGAAATTTTATTACCAGAG AAGCTTCATTCCAAGAGGATACATTACTCAAG TTTGGTAAAGGGAGACACAGCGGCATCTTTGCCCATCATCAGCTATTGCCTTACCTCATATTCTCCTCATGTAGCAGAGCTTCTCATAGAATCCAATGTGGAGCTCATAGCAAAGAATGACTTGCGCTTCATAGATACTTTCTATAAG CTTCTTCGTGATCACTTTAATTACAAACCAATCTTGACAAAAAAGCAGTTTCTCCAGTGTGGATTTGCGGAATGGAAAATTCAGATTATTTGTGATATTTTGAATTGTGTGATGAAAAAGCATAAAGAATTGAGTAGTCTTGAGAAG aCTTCAtcacaacaaagaaagaagatCAATTTTGTTAAGTCAGAACCTTCTTCATCAAGCAGTGAGACAACTTCTACAGAACCTGTTGGCATTGACATCACCAGCAGGTTTATGACTTCCGGAAAG AAGAAAGCTGTGGTGATCCGTCACCTCTATAATGCAGATGATATTAACGTATCTGAAGATACCTTAAGTACAGTAACAGATGTTAAAGAAATATTTGCGGCGTCTGACTTAAAGGATACTGAAATAAAGATTCCTGAAGAAAAGGTTCCTGAAATCAAGTCTGAGCAACAA GATGTGAAAGTTAATTCTGAGATTACTGCACTACAGACAAGGCTTGCTGAATGCCAGGAAAAGCTTGAGAAACTGACTCAGATAGAGAGTAGATTAGACTCCttggaagaaaaaatgaaaggaaaagtgaTGGTAAACGAAAAAACCTGGACTCATCTTCTAAGTCGCGTCACTCTTCTTGAAACAGAATTGCTTTTGTCCAAAAAG AACGATGACTACATAGACTATAATAAAATGAGTGAAGACTATTCTTCTAGTAGTGACGCGGATATTCTGAAATCTG ATAGAAAAGGCCAAGAGAGGGAGGCAAGCATTCCTCTGTCCCCTGGTTATAGTACTGTATCAATAGATTCAACTCCCAGAACCTCCACTGTTAATTACTGTGGCTTGAAAGATATTTCAGAG gaaACAACAATCCAGAAAAtggaaaggatgaaaaaaat gttTGAAGAAACTGCAGAGTTACTGAAAGGTTCAAATCattaa
- the CEP44 gene encoding centrosomal protein of 44 kDa isoform X3 — protein MATGDLKRSLRNLEQALRSLNYPQEVDCVGLVKGDTAASLPIISYCLTSYSPHVAELLIESNVELIAKNDLRFIDTFYKLLRDHFNYKPILTKKQFLQCGFAEWKIQIICDILNCVMKKHKELSSLEKTSSQQRKKINFVKSEPSSSSSETTSTEPVGIDITSRFMTSGKKKAVVIRHLYNADDINVSEDTLSTVTDVKEIFAASDLKDTEIKIPEEKVPEIKSEQQDVKVNSEITALQTRLAECQEKLEKLTQIESRLDSLEEKMKGKVMVNEKTWTHLLSRVTLLETELLLSKKNDDYIDYNKMSEDYSSSSDADILKSDRKGQEREASIPLSPGYSTVSIDSTPRTSTVNYCGLKDISEETTIQKMERMKKMFEETAELLKGSNH, from the exons ATGGCAACAGGTGACTTAAAGAGAAGCTTACGAAACCTAGAACAAGCACTTCGCTCACTGAATTACCCTCAGGAGGTAGATTGTGTAGG TTTGGTAAAGGGAGACACAGCGGCATCTTTGCCCATCATCAGCTATTGCCTTACCTCATATTCTCCTCATGTAGCAGAGCTTCTCATAGAATCCAATGTGGAGCTCATAGCAAAGAATGACTTGCGCTTCATAGATACTTTCTATAAG CTTCTTCGTGATCACTTTAATTACAAACCAATCTTGACAAAAAAGCAGTTTCTCCAGTGTGGATTTGCGGAATGGAAAATTCAGATTATTTGTGATATTTTGAATTGTGTGATGAAAAAGCATAAAGAATTGAGTAGTCTTGAGAAG aCTTCAtcacaacaaagaaagaagatCAATTTTGTTAAGTCAGAACCTTCTTCATCAAGCAGTGAGACAACTTCTACAGAACCTGTTGGCATTGACATCACCAGCAGGTTTATGACTTCCGGAAAG AAGAAAGCTGTGGTGATCCGTCACCTCTATAATGCAGATGATATTAACGTATCTGAAGATACCTTAAGTACAGTAACAGATGTTAAAGAAATATTTGCGGCGTCTGACTTAAAGGATACTGAAATAAAGATTCCTGAAGAAAAGGTTCCTGAAATCAAGTCTGAGCAACAA GATGTGAAAGTTAATTCTGAGATTACTGCACTACAGACAAGGCTTGCTGAATGCCAGGAAAAGCTTGAGAAACTGACTCAGATAGAGAGTAGATTAGACTCCttggaagaaaaaatgaaaggaaaagtgaTGGTAAACGAAAAAACCTGGACTCATCTTCTAAGTCGCGTCACTCTTCTTGAAACAGAATTGCTTTTGTCCAAAAAG AACGATGACTACATAGACTATAATAAAATGAGTGAAGACTATTCTTCTAGTAGTGACGCGGATATTCTGAAATCTG ATAGAAAAGGCCAAGAGAGGGAGGCAAGCATTCCTCTGTCCCCTGGTTATAGTACTGTATCAATAGATTCAACTCCCAGAACCTCCACTGTTAATTACTGTGGCTTGAAAGATATTTCAGAG gaaACAACAATCCAGAAAAtggaaaggatgaaaaaaat gttTGAAGAAACTGCAGAGTTACTGAAAGGTTCAAATCattaa
- the CEP44 gene encoding centrosomal protein of 44 kDa isoform X2, producing MTRSKLYLYLLLLQNIYSAGTEEDVFQGHTLLSEILLPELHSKRIHYSSLVKGDTAASLPIISYCLTSYSPHVAELLIESNVELIAKNDLRFIDTFYKLLRDHFNYKPILTKKQFLQCGFAEWKIQIICDILNCVMKKHKELSSLEKTSSQQRKKINFVKSEPSSSSSETTSTEPVGIDITSRFMTSGKKKAVVIRHLYNADDINVSEDTLSTVTDVKEIFAASDLKDTEIKIPEEKVPEIKSEQQDVKVNSEITALQTRLAECQEKLEKLTQIESRLDSLEEKMKGKVMVNEKTWTHLLSRVTLLETELLLSKKNDDYIDYNKMSEDYSSSSDADILKSDRKGQEREASIPLSPGYSTVSIDSTPRTSTVNYCGLKDISEETTIQKMERMKKMFEETAELLKGSNH from the exons ATCCAAGCTGTACttatatcttcttcttcttcaaaatatttattctgctgGAACTGAAGAGGATGTGTTCCAGGGACATACTTTGTTGTCAGAAATTTTATTACCAGAG CTTCATTCCAAGAGGATACATTACTCAAG TTTGGTAAAGGGAGACACAGCGGCATCTTTGCCCATCATCAGCTATTGCCTTACCTCATATTCTCCTCATGTAGCAGAGCTTCTCATAGAATCCAATGTGGAGCTCATAGCAAAGAATGACTTGCGCTTCATAGATACTTTCTATAAG CTTCTTCGTGATCACTTTAATTACAAACCAATCTTGACAAAAAAGCAGTTTCTCCAGTGTGGATTTGCGGAATGGAAAATTCAGATTATTTGTGATATTTTGAATTGTGTGATGAAAAAGCATAAAGAATTGAGTAGTCTTGAGAAG aCTTCAtcacaacaaagaaagaagatCAATTTTGTTAAGTCAGAACCTTCTTCATCAAGCAGTGAGACAACTTCTACAGAACCTGTTGGCATTGACATCACCAGCAGGTTTATGACTTCCGGAAAG AAGAAAGCTGTGGTGATCCGTCACCTCTATAATGCAGATGATATTAACGTATCTGAAGATACCTTAAGTACAGTAACAGATGTTAAAGAAATATTTGCGGCGTCTGACTTAAAGGATACTGAAATAAAGATTCCTGAAGAAAAGGTTCCTGAAATCAAGTCTGAGCAACAA GATGTGAAAGTTAATTCTGAGATTACTGCACTACAGACAAGGCTTGCTGAATGCCAGGAAAAGCTTGAGAAACTGACTCAGATAGAGAGTAGATTAGACTCCttggaagaaaaaatgaaaggaaaagtgaTGGTAAACGAAAAAACCTGGACTCATCTTCTAAGTCGCGTCACTCTTCTTGAAACAGAATTGCTTTTGTCCAAAAAG AACGATGACTACATAGACTATAATAAAATGAGTGAAGACTATTCTTCTAGTAGTGACGCGGATATTCTGAAATCTG ATAGAAAAGGCCAAGAGAGGGAGGCAAGCATTCCTCTGTCCCCTGGTTATAGTACTGTATCAATAGATTCAACTCCCAGAACCTCCACTGTTAATTACTGTGGCTTGAAAGATATTTCAGAG gaaACAACAATCCAGAAAAtggaaaggatgaaaaaaat gttTGAAGAAACTGCAGAGTTACTGAAAGGTTCAAATCattaa
- the CEP44 gene encoding centrosomal protein of 44 kDa isoform X4: MTSLVKGDTAASLPIISYCLTSYSPHVAELLIESNVELIAKNDLRFIDTFYKLLRDHFNYKPILTKKQFLQCGFAEWKIQIICDILNCVMKKHKELSSLEKTSSQQRKKINFVKSEPSSSSSETTSTEPVGIDITSRFMTSGKKKAVVIRHLYNADDINVSEDTLSTVTDVKEIFAASDLKDTEIKIPEEKVPEIKSEQQDVKVNSEITALQTRLAECQEKLEKLTQIESRLDSLEEKMKGKVMVNEKTWTHLLSRVTLLETELLLSKKNDDYIDYNKMSEDYSSSSDADILKSDRKGQEREASIPLSPGYSTVSIDSTPRTSTVNYCGLKDISEETTIQKMERMKKMFEETAELLKGSNH; the protein is encoded by the exons TTTGGTAAAGGGAGACACAGCGGCATCTTTGCCCATCATCAGCTATTGCCTTACCTCATATTCTCCTCATGTAGCAGAGCTTCTCATAGAATCCAATGTGGAGCTCATAGCAAAGAATGACTTGCGCTTCATAGATACTTTCTATAAG CTTCTTCGTGATCACTTTAATTACAAACCAATCTTGACAAAAAAGCAGTTTCTCCAGTGTGGATTTGCGGAATGGAAAATTCAGATTATTTGTGATATTTTGAATTGTGTGATGAAAAAGCATAAAGAATTGAGTAGTCTTGAGAAG aCTTCAtcacaacaaagaaagaagatCAATTTTGTTAAGTCAGAACCTTCTTCATCAAGCAGTGAGACAACTTCTACAGAACCTGTTGGCATTGACATCACCAGCAGGTTTATGACTTCCGGAAAG AAGAAAGCTGTGGTGATCCGTCACCTCTATAATGCAGATGATATTAACGTATCTGAAGATACCTTAAGTACAGTAACAGATGTTAAAGAAATATTTGCGGCGTCTGACTTAAAGGATACTGAAATAAAGATTCCTGAAGAAAAGGTTCCTGAAATCAAGTCTGAGCAACAA GATGTGAAAGTTAATTCTGAGATTACTGCACTACAGACAAGGCTTGCTGAATGCCAGGAAAAGCTTGAGAAACTGACTCAGATAGAGAGTAGATTAGACTCCttggaagaaaaaatgaaaggaaaagtgaTGGTAAACGAAAAAACCTGGACTCATCTTCTAAGTCGCGTCACTCTTCTTGAAACAGAATTGCTTTTGTCCAAAAAG AACGATGACTACATAGACTATAATAAAATGAGTGAAGACTATTCTTCTAGTAGTGACGCGGATATTCTGAAATCTG ATAGAAAAGGCCAAGAGAGGGAGGCAAGCATTCCTCTGTCCCCTGGTTATAGTACTGTATCAATAGATTCAACTCCCAGAACCTCCACTGTTAATTACTGTGGCTTGAAAGATATTTCAGAG gaaACAACAATCCAGAAAAtggaaaggatgaaaaaaat gttTGAAGAAACTGCAGAGTTACTGAAAGGTTCAAATCattaa